AAGAAGTTGAAACATTGGATGAACTAAAAGCTAAGTATCGTAAGGAACTGGAAGCTACTAAAGAGACTGCATACAATGATGCTGTTGAAGCAGCAGCTATTGACTTAGCGGTCGCTAATGCTGAAATCGTTGAATTGCCGGAAGAAATGATTCATGATGAGGTCCAACGTGCGATGCAAGAATTCATGGGTAATATGCAGCGCCAAGGGATTTCATCAGAGATGTACTTCCAATTGACAGGTACAACTGAAGAGGATCTTCGCAAGCAATACGAAGCGGATGCTGACAAACGCGTAAAAACAAACCTTGTTATTGAAGCAGTTGCTAAAGCAGAAGGCTTTGAAGCGACAGATGAAGAAATTGAAAAAGAAATTTCTGATCTTGCAACAGAATACAAGATGGAAGCTGAGCAAGTGCGCTCTCTTCTTTCACCAGATATGCTCAAACATGACATTGCAATGAAAAAAGCGGTTAACGTTATTACTGATTCTGCTAAAGTTAAATAAAAAATAAAAGCTAGATGGGAGAAACATCTGGCTTTTTGAGTGCAAAAAATGTGATTTTTTATGATCTAATGTATTAAGGATAATATACCCGTGGTGCTAGTAAAAATCCTAGGCTATAAGCAAAGATAACCTGTTCTAATCAAAGCCCCAAACCTTCTAAACTTCTCACTAATGGTCTTTCCATATCAAACTCAGAACATAGAACTGAGAATTGTGTTTCAATGGTTAGTCTTTCGGCTTTGATCCTCCCCTGATTATGCTGTTTAGCTTTTGCCATATTTGAGTCCAAAAACAGTAGCCTTTCTGTGTTAGAGATTGTTTTAAGGCCTCACTAAGGGAACCTCAGTCAGCTAAAAAACGGGAAAGATTGTGTTCTCAAGCAGTTCTTCGGCCACTCAGATGCTGGTGTCACGACATAGTTCAAATAAATCCTGACAGGTCACCAGCGTATGGGCTTTAAAGCCGTAAAACCACATCTCTTTTGAAGGATTATAGGCAACAGCCAAATACGAACCTTATAATTGCGAGCTGGCGAACAAACGGCTAGCGGAAAGCTATCCATGATGACGATATCGTCCTAATCAAATGGCCCCGTCATGCCTTGATAAATTCACCTTAATAAAGGAATAAGATACCGAGCTCTTCGGTAGAATCGGGTTCGCTCTAAGCCGGTTTTCACAAGCAACACTTGACATAGTCAATAAAATCAGTATTGGAATTTGCTGTCAAGTTCAACTTGAAGCGCTAAAAGGACAAGAATGGAGCTGTTGCTAATTTTACAATGATTGATATTTCGACGCTGCGCCAGTTCTGTAGAGGCATAGCGTCGATAATAGCAAGAAAACATTGCCTTTAATTGTTTCATAACTAGCACCATGGATAATAATATGATAAAAAGCAGCGTTCATATCTTGTTTTGTGTTTAAAAAACCTGTATTTCAAAAAAAGAGAATGTAGAAAAAGTCTTCTTTTGAGACTTTCCTTAGGTGATACGGACGGTAGCGACTTCCTTCGGAATTCCATACCTAAGATTTGAGCCTAAGGTCTCAAATCTTCCGAGTGCCTGAAACTTTAAAGTTTCAGGCACTTTTATCACGGCGGAAAATCTCGTTTAAAGCTCGCTTCGCTCGCAAATAAGAAAAATTTAAATTGAAATTTGCAGAGCTCAAAATTTTTTTACGTTGGAAAATAGGTTTGTCTTCAATCTGAAATATTTTATTTGTAAAATATTCGTACTTAGTTTTTTATTTCGAACGGCTTTTTGCATTATTGTTACAAAGAAAGACTGGTGGGCATTATGCGTAATTTGTGATAGTTGATTTGATGAGATTTACTATCTTAGGATTTTAAATAAAGATACTTCCCTTTTATCAGTTTTGAAAGAAGAATTAACCTTTGACGAATAATACATTTTAGCGTAAAATAGTAAGGAACGATAATTATAGATAATCGGATTATTGTGGGGATTTAGCCTTGACCGATTATGATAAGGAGAACCACTTTGGAATTAGAAGTATTTGCTGGACAAGAAAAAAATGAATTGTCAATGATTGAAGTTGCCCGTGCCATTTTAGAAGAACGTGGCCGAGATAAAGAAATGTATTTTAGTGATCTCGTTAATGCTATTCAAGTTTATTTAGAAAAGTCAGATGCAGACATTCGTGAAGCTTTACCGTTTTTCTATTCAGACTTAAACACAGATGGCAGCTTTATCCCACTTGGTGAAAACAAATGGGGTCTGCGATCTTGGTATGGTATTGATGAAATTGATGAAGAGATTGTGACACTTGAAGAAGATGAAGACGGTGCACCAAAACATAAGAGGAAACGTGTTAATGCCTTTATGGATGGTGATGAGGATGCTATTGATTACAGTGATGACGATCCTGAAGATGAAAGTTTTAATACCGCTGAAGAGAATACAGAATATGATGAGGAAGATCCAGATGATGAAAAGTCCGAGGTTGAATCCTATGATTCTGAAATCAATGAAATCATTCCAGATGAAGATTTAGACGAAAATGTTGATTTAGATGAAGAAGATGACGATTATTCTGATGATGAGGAAGATGAAGAAGGAGAATAAATTTCTTCATTGACAAAATTCATAAGATAGTTTATATTATTTATTGGGCACCTCTTTTGAGGTCAGAATAAGCTCTCTACTTGTAGGGGGCATTTTTTCATTTTCCTCACAATATAAAACAAAGGAGCATTTAATGACAAAATATATTTTTGTAACAGGTGGTGTCGTTTCGTCAATTGGTAAGGGAATTGTTGCTGCAAGTCTTGGACGTCTTTTGAAAAATCGTGGGCTTAAAGTAACCATTCAAAAATTTGATCCGTATATTAATATTGATCCTGGAACAATGAGTCCTTATCAGCATGGTGAAGTTTATGTGACTGATGATGGTGCTGAAACTGATCTTGACCTTGGACATTACGAACGTTTCATTGATATTAATCTGAATAAATATTCAAATGTTACAACAGGAAAGATATATAGCGAGGTTCTGCGTAAAGAACGTAAAGGTGAATATCTTGGAGCAACTGTTCAAGTTATTCCCCATATTACAGATGCTCTAAAAGAAAAAATTAAACGTGCAGCTACAACAACAGACTCAGATGTTATTATCACTGAAGTTGGTGGTACGGTTGGTGATATTGAAAGCTTGCCCTTCCTTGAAGCCCTTCGTCAAATGAAAGCTGATGTGGGTGCTGATAATGTCATGTATATTCATACGACTTTGCTTCCTTATCTCAAAGCTGCAGGAGAAATGAAAACAAAACCAACCCAACACTCTGTTAAAGAGCTGCGTGGTTTGGGAATTCAACCTAATATGCTTGTTATTCGGACAGAACAGCCAGCCGGACAAGGTATTAAAAATAAATTAGCTCAATTCTGTGATGTTGCTCCAGAAGCTGTTATTGAATCACTTGATGTGGATCATCTTTATCAAATTCCGTTAAATCTTCAAGCACAAAATATGGATCAGATTGTTTGCGATCACTTAAAACTGGATGTGCCTGTTGCCGATATGACCGAATGGTCAGCAATGGTTGATAAGGTTATGAATCTCAAGAAAAAGACTAAGATTGCTCTAGTTGGGAAATATGTAGAATTGCCAGATGCTTATTTATCAGTCGTTGAAGCTCTTAAGCATTCGGGCTATGTCAATGATACAGCCATTGATCTCAATTGGATTAATGCTAATGAAGTCACTCCTGAAACGGTTGCTGATTTGCTGGGAGATGCTGATGGTATTATTGTTCCGGGTGGATTTGGCCATCGTGGGACAGAAGGGAAAATAGAAGCTATTCGTTATGCGCGTGAAAACGATGTGCCTATGCTAGGAATCTGTCTTGGCATGCAATTGACTTGTGTTGAATATGCTCGTCATGTCCTTAACCTTGAAGGAGCTAATTCTGCGGAATTGGATCCAGATACCAAATATCCAGTTATTGATATTATGCGCGATCAGATTGATATTGAGGATATGGGAGGAACGCTTCGCCTTGGCCTTTATCCATGTAAATTGAAATCAGGCAGCAAAACAGCATCAGCTTATAGCAATCAAGAGGTCGTACAGCGCCGTCACCGTCATCGTTATGAATTTAATAATGCCTTTCGTCAGCAATTTGAGGAGGCTGGTTTCGTATTTTCAGGAGTATCACCAGATAATCGCTTGGTAGAAGTGGTGGAATTGTCAGATAAAAAATTTTTTGTTGCAGCTCAATATCATCCAGAATTACAGTCTCGTCCGAATCGTCCGGAAGAACTTTATACAGCTTTTATTACTGCAGCGGTTGAAAACAGTCAGGCACATTAATTGATAGAAAAATGAGTTACTTGACATAGCTTTCAGTAAAAAGAATAAAGAGATTCCATGTAGATTAAACTTTTGCTTATAAAGAAACACCTTCTTAAATCTAGTAAATGAGATTTAAGAAGGTGTTTCTTTTTTTGGATCATTATTACAGCTAATCGTTCAATTCAAAAATGAATAAATCATATTAGCTATTACAAAAATACATTCCAGCATAAAAATTCCAAAACAGAGAAGCTTGACAGTACCGCTTCGGCTATACTTAGAAATTAAGACTAATACTGCGAAACTTAATAGTATGAACGAGTAAATAATAAACATCATATATTCAGCACAACCTCTTTATAATGGCGTATTGTAACCAACCCCCAACAACTACTACGCCAACCTTCACCTTGGAATTGAACAAGACAATCAGCATCCAAAGATTCAAACTTTTCAAAAGCTAAACTATTCATACTGAATCTCCTTTAAATAAATATGGTTTCTATACCCGTTATAGTTAAAGAAATTGGCTGCCAACAAAACGAATACACGTATAGTTTAGTTTTTTTCAAGAAAAATTCAAGAGGATTTTATCATTGTAATGAAATATTTATTATTTAGACATTATTGTGTTATTTTTCTGTTTTTTTAAGTTTTTTGCCATGCAAAATTATTTTTTAGCAGCTATTATTGTATTAAATAGCTTAAAGTAATAACGAATTTGATTGTATTAAGTCACTTTGAGTAATGAGGAGATTACTATAATTTCAAGGGAAAAATGTTGACGTTTTATAGATATATTTTTCAGTATCAAAAGTTTTGATTTTACTTTGGTGGTTTCAATTGACCTTTTTAAGATTTGACACTCAAATGAAAAAAGTGAAAAAACTCTTGACACTATCTTTGTTAGTTGATATAATTTAAAAAGTTGCTACGCGGGGATGGCGGAATTGGCAGACGCGCAAGACTAAGGATCTTGTGACCGCTTTTGGTCGTGAGGGTTCAAGTCCCTCTCTCCGCAAAGTGAGCTGACTGTTCAAGTCAGCTTTTTTTGTTGTCTAGGTCAGTTAGAGAAAAGGTTGAAACTTTTGATAAGGGCTGGCAATTTTACTGTAAAAGTGATAAAATAAACAACGTAATGGGTTTGACCCAAAAAATATTTAGGAGGCCTTTAAAAATGGCAATCGTTTCAGCAGAAAAATTTGTCCAAGCAGCTCGTGATAATGGTTATGCTGTCGGTGGATTTAACACTAACAACCTTGAATGGACTCAAGCTATCTTGCGTGCAGCAGAAGCTAAAAAAGCTCCTGTTCTCATTCAAACTTCTATGGGTGCTGCCAAATATATGGGTGGTTATAAACTTTGTAAAGTTCTTATCGAAACTCTTGTAGAATCAATGGGAATCACTGTACCAGTTGCTATCCACCTTGACCATGGTCATTATGAAGATGCTCTTGAATGTATCGAAGTTGGCTATACTTCAATTATGTTTGATGGTTCTCATCTTCCAGTTGAAGAAAACCTTGAAAAAGCTAAAGAAGTTGTTGCAAAAGCACATGCTAAAGGTATTTCAGTAGAAGCTGAAGTTGGTACTATCGGTGGTGAAGAAGATGGTATCATCGGCCGCGGTGAATTGGCACCAATTGATGACGCTAAAGCAATGGTCGAAACCGGTATTGATTTCTTGGCAGCTGGTATTGGTAATATTCACGGTCCGTACCCAGCAAATTGGGAAGGTCTTGACCTTGATCATTTGAAAAAATTGACAGAGGCTGTTTCAGGTTTCCCAATTGTACTTCACGGTGGTTCAGGTATTCCTGATGACCAAATCCGCGCAGCAATTAAACTTGGTGTTGCCAAAGTTAACGTTAATACTGAATGTCAAATCGCATTTGCTAATGCTACACGTAAATTTGCTGCTGAATACGAAGCAAATGAAGCAGAATACGACAAGAAAAAACTCTTTGACCCACGTAAATTCTTGAAACCAGGTTTTGAAGCTATTACAGAAGCGGTTGAAGAACGTATTGATGTCTTTGGTTCAGAAGGTAAAGCTTAATTACTTGGTTAACAAATTGAAAGATTCTCTTTCCCTAGACTGAGGAAATCCTATTTTGGATAATTTCTTCAGTCTTTTTGTTTTCTCTTTTGAGGGAGGCACAAGATTAAAATTAGAATTAATGATGCACCATGGATAAACGAAAAAGTATAGTAAAAATTAAGGCTTGAAATCTAGAAACTACAAAAAATCATTATAGAAAATCAGAAAGGGTCTCTTGACAATATGGAACGTTCCATGTATAATATAATCACTAAAACGCTTACACTTAAAGTAGTTTTTTGAGAGAAATTGAACGTTCAATATTTTAAGGAGGAATTTATTATGACAGTTGTTGAGGCTAGAGTAGATCAAAGATTAATCCATGGAATTGTAGTGAATCAGTGGAATTCGAAACTGAATCCTAAACGGTTTATGATTATTGATGATATTGTAAGCAATCAGCCAGAGATAAAAAATTCTATGAGGATGGCGAAGCCCTCTGGGAAAAGCATGAGTATTATTGATACACAAAAGGCTATTGCAAATTTCAAAAATGGTAATTATGATAAGCAAGATGTGTTTATCATTGTCAAAGAACCTTCTACTTTGCTTAAATTACTTGACAATGGTATTTCTATTCCCAGAGTAAACTTAGGAATTGTGTTTGCTGATGATGTTAGGACAAATGTCAGTAAGTTCGTAAATCTGAATCAATCTGAAGTAAATGAATTGAAGAAAATTGAGGAACGTGGAATTCCAATCATCATTCAATATATTCCGGATGATTCTGTAATTGTCTTTGAAAAGGCAATAGAAAATAAAAAATTTAAATGAGAGGGAACAAAAATGTCAATAGAGTTTATTCAAAATATTTTAGTTATTTTATTGTCAGCCTACGTGGTAATGGATAATCTTGGAATTACAATTTTTAATTATTGGGCTGTAACAACAGGCATGCTTGTTGGTTTAATAATGGGGGATATCAATACAGGACTTTTAATTGGAGGGACTTTTCAATTAATGTCTTTAGGTGTTGCTGGGCTAGGCGGAGCTTCCGTTCCGGATTATGGACTTGCTGCTCTTGTTGGTACGTTTTTGGCAATTAGGACAGGATCGGGTTTGTCTACTGCGGTAGCAGTTGGCTTACCAGTAGGTTTATTAGCGATTAATTTTGATGTTTTAGTAAAAATTTTAAATAATTTTGTGGCACATAAAATGCAAAGATTAGCTCATGAAGGCAAATATAAACAAATGTTATTATGGGGTTGGATCGGACCAATAATGTTTATGTTAAAAAGTGTTATTATTGTCACTATTATTGTGACAGTAGGTCCAGGAGTTATCAAATCCATTTTAAATATTATTCCACAATGGGTTACAGATGGTTTAAATATTGCTGGTGGAATGTTACCGGTATTGGGGATTGCACTGTTATTACACTATATGCCTGCAAAGAAATACTTATGGGCAGTTTTAATAGGATTTGTACTTAGTACCTACTTAAAAGTTCCAATCATTGGGGTCTCAATTGTTGGTGCTGCAGCTGCAATTTTGATTTATCAAAGTAAAGCTGAAGAAATTGTTACTTCAAAAGAAAAAATGAGCTCTTTAAGCATTATTAATGAAGGAGATTATGATGAATAAAAAAGAAATTAATAATATTATTACAAAACGTGATCGTCACAATGCTATTCTCAGATGGATGTTTATGGGTTCAGCATTATATAACTATGAAACAGGGCAAGCAAGCTCAGTTGTTTGGTCCTTAGCTAAATTGCTAAGAAAAATATATCCAAATGATGAGGAATACAAAGAAGCATTGGATAATCATTTTAATTATTTTAATACAACGACTGCAATGGCAAATATTATACTTGGGGCAACAACTGCCATGGAAGAAAAGGATGGAATTCAAACTAAGGACGCAGTTAAATCATTAAAAACTTCTCTTATGGGACCTTTTGCAGGAATTGGGGACACCATTATCTGGGTTTTATTACCAACCATCATGGGTTCTATTTCGGGCTATATGGCAGTTAAAGGCAATCCTTTAGGTACGATTGCATGGATTATTATTGGAGCCCTTTTATTTTGGATACGTATTAAATTATTTGATATTGGTTATACATCAGGTGTGAAGTTAGTCACTAATTTCAGTGATAAGTTGTCTCTTTTTACAGAAGCCATGTCAGCTTTTGGTCTGATGGTTGTTGGAACATTGGTATCTACAGTCGTAAAAGTATATACGCCTTTAACTTTCAAGGCTGGGAAGGTAACCTTGTTAGTGCAAGAGAAAATTTTAGATGCTATTATGCCTTCCCTACTTGCAGTGGTGTTGACATATGTTGTTTACAAAATGCTTGAGTCTAAATGGTGGACGCCTACTAAAATAATTATGGCAATTATTATTGTTTCATTGCTAGGAGCATATACAGGAATTTTAGGTGTAAAATGATGGAAAGAAGAATCATCATAGCTTCTCATAATCATATGGCATCAGGTCTAAAAAGTACCATAGAATTTCTAGCTGGTATCCAGAATAATATAGTAACATTAGATGCCTATACTGATGGGAAACCGATTGGAGATAAAATCGAGAAAATTTTTAATGATTTTCCCCAAGAATGTGAAGTCGTTATTTTTACTGATTTACTCTCGGGATCTGTTAATCAAAAATTTTTTCCATATAGAGTTAGGGAACATGTACATCTGATAACAGGAATGAACTTACCTATTATTTTAGCCATGGTTTTGAATCATCAGGAAGTATATCTGGAAGAAGAACAGGTAAGTTATATGGTTCAGGAGGCGCGTTCATCATTAGTGTATGTAAATGAAATGAATTTAAATGATGAGGGGGATGAGTGATGGAAAAAATAATTAGAGAAGGTTCAGTACGCTTTTCAATTATTACAAATTCACTTCTAAGAATTGAGGAAGATATTGAAAAAGTATTTGAAGATCGTCCTTCAACAACAGTACTAAATCGTTCCTTTGGAGAAGTTAATGCGGAGATAATCCGAAATCATAATAATCATATCTTGGAAATAGTGACTCCCTCGTTTCACTTGTATTATGATGGTGGCTCTCTATCTCCAATATCATTATACGTAGATATTAAAAAGTCCAGTTCTCTTTATCATAATAGATGGTTTTTTGGTAAGAAAAATGGGACAAAAAATCTTAAGGGGACTGTCAGAACTTTGGATCGTGCCGATGGTGAAGTTCCTCTGGAAGACGGTCTTATGTCTAAAGATGGTTTTAGTTCTTTAGATGATTCAACAAATTTTTTATATATAAAAGACTCAGATTCATTTGTGGCAAGAAGAAAGGGAACGGTAGATTTATACCTATTTTGCTATGGGAGGGATTATCAAGATGAGTTAACTGATTTTTATCGCTTAACTGGTTTTCCGCCGATGTTACCAAGATTTGCTCTTGGCAATTGGTGGAGCAGATTTTTCCCCTACACACAAGACGGATATATAGAATTGATGCGCCAATTTAATAAGAGGCTAATACCAATCAGTGTTTCAGTTCTAGATATGGACTGGCATAGAAGAAAAATTCCTCAAAAATACGGTTCGGGATGGACGGGGTATTCATGGAATAGAGATTTATTTCCAAACCCTAAAGAATTTATAGACTGGCTTCATACTGATGGGAAAAAAGTAGCTCTAAATGTACATCCAGCGGCAGGGATTCGTGCATTTGAAGATCAGTATAAAGAGGTTGCTAAAAGACTTCGCTTAAATGTAGATACTGAAGAGCCTGCAACCTTCGATTTGGAGGATGAAACATTTAGAAAAGTTTACTTTGAAAATATTCATCATCCCTTAGAAAGAGAAGGAGTAGATTTTTGGTGGATTGATTGGCAACAAGGAGCAGCAAAAACACTAGATAAGATGGATCCATTATGGTTATTAAATTACTATCATTATGAAGATAATAAAAAGTCGCATAATGGTGGATTAACGTTAAGTAGATATGCTGGACCGGGCTCTCATCGGTATCCCGTGGGGTTCTCGGGTGATACAGTGATTTCTTGGGACTCTCTATCATTTCAACCGTATTTTACAAGTACGGCGGCAAACATTGGTTACACTTGGTGGAGTCACGATATTGGAGGCCATATGAAAGGTCGTTTTGATGGAGAATTGGCTACAAGATGGATCCAATTTGGCGTGTTTAGCCCGATTAATCGTCTGCATTCTTCAGATAATAGATTTTCTGGAAAAGAACCTTGGAATTATAGAAGAGATTTTGAAGAGGCGCAAGAATATTTTTTAAGATTGAGGGCTAAGTTGATACCTTATATTGATACAGCTAATTATAAAACACATGCTTTTGGTATACCAATAAACAGACCCTTATATTATGAATGGCCCGAACAAGAAAAGGCTTATCAGTTTAAGAATGAATATCTATTTGGTTCTGAAATGATTGTTTCTCCAATTACAAGACCGCATGATAAAGTAACACAAAGCTCCTTTAGCGAAACATGGCTTCCAAAAGGCGAGTGGGTTGATTACTTCACACATCTTGTATATAAAGGAAATACTGTTATTAAGACCTATCGTAATTTAGATAGCTTTCCTGTGTTTGTTAGAAAAGGCAGTATCATTGTCACCAATCAAAATTATATGTCTTATGCTGATGTACTACCTGATAAGATCAATATTGAGATATTTACAGGCAAAGATGCTGCTTTTGATCTCTATGAAAATAGTCAAGGAACTGTGGCAAAAACGTCATTTAATTGGAATGAGGCATCTCAAAAATTAGATATTATTGTAGATGATCCTCATAAAATAATTCCTAAGACGAGAACCTTTAGTAAGACTATACACAAATTTCATATTGATGATGTTTTTGATGAAATTGACAAACGTTTAAAACAGGCATATACTGAATTTAATTTAAAACAACAGATATATGATGCTTTTATCGATTGTGATTATGAATACGGAAGTTTCATAAATCTACTAAATACAGTGGAGGATATAGATTTACGCAATAGTATAAGTGAGATAGCTTATATTAGAGAATCTTATAATAAATAAATGAAAAGAAATCCTACAATCAATGATGTAGCTCAACTGGCTAATGTCAGTCGAGGAACTGTATCAAACTATATCAATGGTATTACTATTCGAGAAGAGAACAAGGCTAAAATTGAAAAAGCAATTGCAGAGTTGAAATATGTTCCCAATGCTAGAGCTCGGGAGTTAAAAACATCAAAAACATCGACTGTTGTGCTAATTGTACCAACGACGTGGAGTCCTTTTTTTGCAGAGTTGGTTTATAGAATGCAAGTTGAATTGGATCGAATTGGTTTTAAAATGATATTGGCCAATTCTCATGCAGATCCTGATGAAGAAGAAGAAATTCTTCGCATGGCATCCTTGAATCAGGTTACAGGTGTGATTACGATGTCCTATTCCAATATTTATAATTTCATAAATATTGGGAAGAAATTAAATTTGGTTTCCATTGAACGTTTTATTTCAGAAGATGTCCCTCTTATTACCAGTGATAATTATGGTGGAGGTCAATTAGCTGCTGAGAAATTGATCACATTTGGTTCAAAACGGTTCTTACTTTTGAGAAGAAAAACAAATCATTATAATGCGACTGATAAACGGACAGAAGGTTTTTTACATATTATGAAAGAAAATAATCTTCCTGTTGACATTTTTGAGGCTTCTTTAAAAGAGAATTATATTGAAGAATTTATCCATTATTTGAAAACTCATTTTTCTGGAGATGTCTTAACTTTTGATGGCATATTTGGTGTAACTGATGAATATGCTGTCATTGCTAAACAAGTGCTTTTTGAGCTAAATCCCTCTTATTTAAACAAAGTGAACATTATAGGGTTTGATGGCTCAAAGTCGCAAGAAAAAGGCAGTTATCAAATTGCTTCCATTAGGCAGCCAGTGGAAGCAATGGTGAAGGCAGCTGTCAAAGTTTTAAAAAAGTTAATTGATGGCGAGGAGGTTCCAAGTCATTATAGTAAGGTATTTGATGTTAGTTTTGTTGAGCCTGAAAGGTTAGTGTAAATCTGGTAATAGATAAACCGGGAATAAAATAGTCAAGTGAACGAAATAGTTTACAGAGGATTTATGCTTATTTTATATAGGTAATACCCGTGGTGCTAGTAAAAAAATCCTAGGTTATAGGCAAAGATAGTCTGCTCTAACCAAGGCTCCAACCCCTTTAAACTTCTCGCTAATGGCCTTTCGATGTCAAACTCAGAACATAAAACTGAAAATCGCGCTTCAATGGTTCTCCTTTCAGCCTTGAGCCTCCAATACAGAGGCTGGCGTCACACCATAATTGACAATAAATCCTGACAAGGTCACCAGCATATGGGCTTTAAAGCCGTAAAAGCACATCTTTTTTGGAGGATTGTAGGCCACAGTTACTTGATTTACTTGATCCCTAAAACTACGAACCTTGTCGTTGCGAGCTGGTAAACAAACAGGTATGGGAAAGCTATCCCTGATCACCATATCATCCTGATGGAATGGCTCGGTCATGCCTTGATGAATAAGCTTCAATAAGGGAATCAAATACCGAGCTCTTCAATAAAATCGGGTTCTCTCTAAGCCAGTTTTTACAAGAAATATCTGGCATAGCTGATAGAATTGACGTTGAGATTTGAGGCCG
This region of Streptococcus mutans genomic DNA includes:
- a CDS encoding TIM-barrel domain-containing protein, translated to MEKIIREGSVRFSIITNSLLRIEEDIEKVFEDRPSTTVLNRSFGEVNAEIIRNHNNHILEIVTPSFHLYYDGGSLSPISLYVDIKKSSSLYHNRWFFGKKNGTKNLKGTVRTLDRADGEVPLEDGLMSKDGFSSLDDSTNFLYIKDSDSFVARRKGTVDLYLFCYGRDYQDELTDFYRLTGFPPMLPRFALGNWWSRFFPYTQDGYIELMRQFNKRLIPISVSVLDMDWHRRKIPQKYGSGWTGYSWNRDLFPNPKEFIDWLHTDGKKVALNVHPAAGIRAFEDQYKEVAKRLRLNVDTEEPATFDLEDETFRKVYFENIHHPLEREGVDFWWIDWQQGAAKTLDKMDPLWLLNYYHYEDNKKSHNGGLTLSRYAGPGSHRYPVGFSGDTVISWDSLSFQPYFTSTAANIGYTWWSHDIGGHMKGRFDGELATRWIQFGVFSPINRLHSSDNRFSGKEPWNYRRDFEEAQEYFLRLRAKLIPYIDTANYKTHAFGIPINRPLYYEWPEQEKAYQFKNEYLFGSEMIVSPITRPHDKVTQSSFSETWLPKGEWVDYFTHLVYKGNTVIKTYRNLDSFPVFVRKGSIIVTNQNYMSYADVLPDKINIEIFTGKDAAFDLYENSQGTVAKTSFNWNEASQKLDIIVDDPHKIIPKTRTFSKTIHKFHIDDVFDEIDKRLKQAYTEFNLKQQIYDAFIDCDYEYGSFINLLNTVEDIDLRNSISEIAYIRESYNK
- a CDS encoding LacI family DNA-binding transcriptional regulator yields the protein MKRNPTINDVAQLANVSRGTVSNYINGITIREENKAKIEKAIAELKYVPNARARELKTSKTSTVVLIVPTTWSPFFAELVYRMQVELDRIGFKMILANSHADPDEEEEILRMASLNQVTGVITMSYSNIYNFINIGKKLNLVSIERFISEDVPLITSDNYGGGQLAAEKLITFGSKRFLLLRRKTNHYNATDKRTEGFLHIMKENNLPVDIFEASLKENYIEEFIHYLKTHFSGDVLTFDGIFGVTDEYAVIAKQVLFELNPSYLNKVNIIGFDGSKSQEKGSYQIASIRQPVEAMVKAAVKVLKKLIDGEEVPSHYSKVFDVSFVEPERLV